Proteins from a single region of Gallaecimonas xiamenensis 3-C-1:
- a CDS encoding CoA transferase subunit B produces MALSREQMAARVAKELKDGYYVNLGIGIPTLVANYIPDGIEVMLQSENGLLGMGSFPLEADVDADLINAGKQTVTTVPGASFFNSAESFAMIRGGHVDLTVLGAFEVDVSGNIASWMIPGKLVKGMGGAMDLVAGADNIIVTMMHADKYGNSKLLPQCELPLTGAGCIKKVLTDLGYFEIEDGAFVLKERAPGVSVEEIRAKTAGTLIAAD; encoded by the coding sequence ATGGCACTTTCCCGCGAACAGATGGCGGCCCGGGTCGCCAAGGAACTCAAGGACGGCTACTACGTCAACCTGGGTATCGGCATTCCCACCCTGGTGGCCAACTACATTCCCGACGGCATCGAAGTGATGCTGCAATCGGAAAATGGCCTGTTGGGCATGGGCAGCTTCCCCCTTGAGGCCGACGTGGACGCCGACCTTATCAATGCCGGCAAACAGACGGTGACCACGGTGCCCGGCGCCAGCTTTTTCAACTCCGCCGAGTCCTTTGCCATGATAAGGGGCGGCCATGTGGACTTGACCGTGCTGGGGGCCTTCGAGGTGGATGTCAGCGGCAATATCGCCAGTTGGATGATACCCGGCAAGCTGGTCAAGGGCATGGGCGGCGCCATGGACCTGGTGGCCGGTGCCGACAACATCATCGTCACCATGATGCACGCCGACAAATACGGTAACTCCAAGCTGCTGCCCCAGTGCGAGCTGCCCCTGACCGGGGCCGGTTGCATCAAGAAGGTGCTGACCGACTTGGGGTATTTCGAGATAGAAGACGGCGCCTTTGTGCTTAAGGAGCGGGCCCCTGGGGTCAGCGTCGAGGAGATCCGCGCCAAGACCGCCGGCACGCTTATCGCTGCCGACGA